In a genomic window of Wyeomyia smithii strain HCP4-BCI-WySm-NY-G18 chromosome 1, ASM2978416v1, whole genome shotgun sequence:
- the LOC129717296 gene encoding uncharacterized protein LOC129717296 has protein sequence MVTDEETYTALYGNPTARTLKKLNLIVEQWFTDGHIDARNKYRLKVYNCHPPRIYGLPKLHKPDRPLRPVVSTVGSATYRMAQYLAAILGKLVGKTEFHVRNSFDFAEEISRVQVPDGYVMYSLDVVSLYTNVPVEEVYECVEERWGELQEHTTIPWNSFKEAMKTVLDASFFQYEGKFYGQRAGVPMGSLSSPVVANIIMEKLENEAIARLKQQDISLRTYRRYVDDCFVMGKKEEIEKVVKEFNEGHEKINFTIENEIEGTLRFLDLTLISKGGKIAKIWFPKQQYGRYLDYNSESPHTHKVNTAIALVDRALKLTDVESRIESIKTARKILRNNNYPEALIQRTLEGRVHLLYNTRQGNQKTEQPKKYVSLPYVPGLSEKVGKMLKNFDITASFKPSDKVKNVVFTKLKDAVPKMKQINVVYSIPCGACDDKHYIGQTSQTLEKRIGQHKNSIRTNTSATGLTQHTLEHGHSFDFSRTRNLERINNNASRLSAEILHIKMNSKTTVNLQREVDGFSNTYNNLAYKLKNEQQRT, from the coding sequence ATGGTAACCGATGAGGAAACGTACACGGCTCTATATGGCAATCCCACTGCAAGAACTCTCAAAAAACTCAACCTAATCGTGGAACAGTGGTTTACTGATGGACACATAGATGCGCGAAACAAATACCGACTTAAGGTGTACAACTGTCACCCACCAAGAATTTACGGCCTGCCGAAATTGCATAAACCGGACAGACCATTAAGGCCAGTAGTATCCACTGTAGGGTCTGCAACTTACCGGATGGCACAATATTTAGCGGCTATTCTTGGTAAACTCGTTGGAAAAACCGAATTTCATGTTCGCAACAGCTTTGATTTTGCCGAAGAAATTTCACGAGTGCAAGTACCCGATGGATATGTCATGTATTCGTTAGACGTGGTATCTCTCTACACAAATGTGCCCGTAGAGGAGGTGTACGAATGTGTTGAGGAACGATGGGGAGAACTACAGGAACACACCACCATTCCTTGGAACAGCTTCAAAGAAGCAATGAAAACGGTCCTCGATGCATCTTTCTTCCAATATGAAGGGAAATTCTATGGGCAGAGAGCGGGGGTGCCCATGGGATCTCTTTCATCaccggtagttgcgaacatcaTCATGGAAAAACTAGAAAATGAAGCAATAGCACGTCTGAAACAGCAGGATATATCGCTCAGAACCTATCGACGGTACGTGGATGACTGTTTTGTCATGGGGAAGAAAGAAGAGATCGAAAAAGTGGTGAAAGAGTTTAATGAGGGACACGagaaaattaattttacaaTAGAGAATGAGATCGAAGGCACCCTTCGGTTCTTAGATCTCACGCTCATTAGCAAGGGAGGAAAAATAGCAAAGATCTGGTTCCCGAAGCAGCAATATGGTCGGTATCTGGACTATAACTCGGAGAGTCCACATACTCACAAGGTTAACACTGCCATTGCGCTCGTCGATCGCGCACTGAAACTCACGGATGTGGAGAGTAGGATAGAGAGCATAAAGACCGCGAGAAAAATTCTGCGTAACAACAACTACCCGGAGGCGCTAATTCAACGGACTCTGGAGGGAAGGGTTCACTTACTCTACAACACGCGCCAAGGCAACCAAAAAACCGAACAACCGAAGAAATACGTTTCGCTCCCGTATGTACCGGGACTCAGTGAAAAGGTGGGGAAGATGctgaaaaattttgatatcacgGCGTCTTTCAAGCCGTCGGATAAGGTGAAAAATGTGGTTTTCACCAAACTGAAGGACGCTGtaccaaaaatgaaacaaataaatgttgtgtacaGCATCCCATGTGGCGCATGTGACGACAAACATTACATAGGACAAACATCACAAACATTGGAAAAACGCATTGGACAACATAAAAACTCCATTCGTACTAACACATCAGCAACGGGACTCACGCAGCACACTCTGGAGCATGGCCACAGTTTTGACTTCTCTCGAACGAGAAATCTAGAGAGAATCAACAACAATGCGAGCAGGCTATCTGCTGAAATACTCCACATAAAAATGAACAGCAAAACGACAGTGAACCTACAACGTGAAGTGGACGGTTTCTCCAATACATACAACAACCTGGCATACAAACTAAAAAACGAGCAACAACGCACATAA
- the LOC129717297 gene encoding uncharacterized protein LOC129717297, which produces MGSPLSPVVANIIMEKLENEAIARLEQQNISLRTYRRYVDDCFVVGKKEEIEKVVKEFNEGHEKINFTIENEIEGTLRFLDLTLISKGGKIAKIWFPKQQDGRYLDYNSESPHTHKVNTAIALVDRTLKLTDVESRIESIKTARKILRNNNYPEALIQRTLEGRVHLLYNTLQGNQKTEQPKKYVSLPYVPGLSEKVGKMLKNFDITASFKPSDKVKNVVFTKLKDAVPKMKQINVVYSIPCGACDDKHYIGQTSQTLEKRIGQHKNSIRTNTSATGLTQHTLEHGHSFDFSRTRILERINNNASRLSAEMLHIKMNSKTTVNLQREVDGFSNTYNNLAYKLKNEQQRTQRRRKRNERKGVT; this is translated from the coding sequence ATGGGATCTCCTTTATCaccggtagttgcgaacattaTCATGGAAAAACTAGAAAATGAAGCAATAGCACGTCTGGAACAGCAGAATATATCGCTCAGAACCTATCGACGGTACGTGGATGACTGTTTTGTCGTGGGGAAGAAAGAAGAGATCGAAAAAGTGGTGAAAGAGTTTAATGAGGGACACGagaaaattaattttacaaTAGAGAATGAGATCGAAGGCACCCTTCGGTTCTTAGATCTCACGCTCATTAGCAAGGGAGGAAAAATAGCAAAGATCTGGTTCCCGAAGCAGCAAGATGGTCGGTATCTGGACTATAACTCGGAGAGTCCACATACTCACAAGGTTAACACTGCCATTGCGCTCGTCGATCGCACACTGAAACTCACGGATGTGGAGAGTAGGATAGAGAGCATAAAGACCGCGAGAAAAATTCTGCGTAACAACAACTACCCGGAGGCGCTAATTCAACGGACTCTGGAGGGAAGGGTTCACTTACTCTACAACACGCTCCAAGGCAACCAAAAAACCGAACAACCGAAGAAATACGTTTCGCTCCCGTATGTACCGGGACTCAGTGAAAAGGTGGGGAAGATGctgaaaaattttgatatcacgGCGTCTTTCAAGCCGTCGGATAAGGTGAAAAATGTGGTTTTCACCAAACTGAAGGACGCTGtaccaaaaatgaaacaaataaatgttgtgtacaGCATCCCATGTGGCGCATGTGACGACAAACATTACATAGGACAAACATCACAAACATTGGAAAAACGCATTGGACAACATAAAAACTCCATTCGTACTAACACATCAGCAACGGGACTCACGCAGCACACTCTGGAGCATGGCCACAGTTTTGACTTCTCTCGAACGAGAATTCTAGAGAGAATCAACAACAATGCGAGCAGGCTATCTGCTGAAATGCTCCACATAAAAATGAACAGCAAAACGACAGTGAACCTACAACGTGAAGTGGACGGTTTCTCCAATACATACAACAACCTGGCATACAAACTAAAAAACGAGCAACAACGCACACAACGACGACGGAAGAGAAACGAACGCAAAGGAGTGACATAA